Within Psychrobacter sp. DAB_AL43B, the genomic segment GAGCGTATCGGCGGCGTCGATGAAAAAGAAAAGGTCAGTCAAAAAATAGCGGTGCTTGATGAGCTGCGTCAGGCCAACCAACAAAGCATTGCTGATATGACCAGCCGCTGGCATGAGCAACGCAAGCTTAATGACCAACTTGATACGCTCAATAAACAATTAAATGGCCAGCTCAATACTGCTGATACGCTTAGTGCAAAAGCGCGCTTGGACAAACAAGTTGAGTATCAAAATACCGAGCAGTCGCTAAAACAGATACAAGAAACGCAGCGCCTTATTCATCCTGTATTGGATCGGCAGGTCATCAAGCAGATTATCTCAGATTGGACCGGTATTCCACTTAACGATATGGCAGGTAATGAGAAAAACCATATCTTAAATTTGGCTGATACCTTGCAAGCACGCATCATTGGCCAAGATCATTCTGTCGCCGCTATCGTCAAGCGGATTCATACCGCAAAAGCCCGCCTAGATGATCCCAACCGTCCGCAAGGGGTGTTTATGTTAGTAGGGCCAAGTGGTGTGGGTAAGACGGAAACCGCATTGGCGCTATCCGAGGTATTATACGGCGGTGAGCGTAATCTCATTACTATTAATCTATCAGAATACCAAGAAGCACATAGCGTTGCCTCATTAAAAGGCTCGCCGCCAGGTTATGTTGGCTATGGTGAAGGTGGCGTATTGACGGAAGCTGTCCGCCGTCGCCCTTATAGTGTGTTGCTACTCGATGAAGTCGAAAAAGCCCACCCAGACGTATTGGATTTATTTTATCAGGTCTTTGATAAAGGGATCATGGAAGACAGCGAGGGGCGTTTAATTGATTTTAAAAACACCCTTATTTTATTGACCAGTAATATTGGTTCAGCGCAGGTTATGCAGCAATGTATCAATACTGATCCGAGTATTACGGACTTTAGCTTACCCGACAGTGATAGCTTAAAACAGGCCATTAATCCGCATCTGTACAAAGCCTTTAAACCCGCGTTTTTAGGTCGTCTGACAGTGATACCTTACTATCCATTGACTGATGACGCGCTGGCAGAAATTATTCGCTTAAAGCTGGATAAAATCACTGGGCGTATTCGTGATAATTATGACGTCCCTTGTGTCATTGATCCGGAAGTGATCGAGCTGATTTTATCGCGTTGTCACGAGGTCGATTCTGGTGCACGTAATGCCGATGCGATTATCAGTCATACCTTGCTACCGCAGCTGGCGGGTCAGCTGCTTGCTCATGATGACAGTCAGAGTGTGCTAAAGAAGATTACAGTATTCGTCGATGAGGACGATAATTTTGCCTATCGTCTCGATACTGATGCCGTCGTGGCGCTCAATCAAATGGCGCAATACAGCGAAGATGAAACTGAAGATCAAGTTGAGAAATCGCCAAGCAAACCAATTTCAGCCAAAAAGTCTACCGTTAAAAAGCCTGCCATTAAAAAGCCGATAGTGAAAAAAACAGCCAGTAAAAAGGCTATTAAAGAGGAGTCATTATAATGAACACTGATAACTCTTTAGTAATTAATATTGATGCGCTTATCGCGCCAATTGGTGGCAGTCATCATGGCGTCGGTGAAGATCTGATATTTGATCCACGTATCGATGCCATCGTTGCTGCTCGTCAAGAAGATGATCCATTACTGGCGCAAGGCAATTGGGTCACTGAGCTAAAAGTCGCCGATTGGGACTTTGTGAAAAATCAGTGTGCCGATTTGCTCAGTCATACCAGTAAAGACATGAAGCTCGCACTTTGGTATGTCGATGCGTTAAGTCATACCGACCATTTAGCAGGTATCAGTCAGGGTTTGAGTCTATTACAGGCGCTGAATGATGAGTATTGGCTGACCATGTATCCGCCACTAGATGGCGAGGAAGACAGTATGGATATCAGGGCAGGGCTGCTGTCATGGTTCGTCAAGGCACTCACTGATGATATCAAACAGCTGTCGCTCGCTGATACTAAAGCAGGAAATTACAATTATAACTACTATCTAACCGCTCGTGATCATGACAAGCAGCGTCAGCAAAACCCCGATAGCGAAACGTCCAATCAACTAACGCTGAGTGACTATAATCATGCCATAAAGACCAGTAGTGAGACTTGGCAACAAGCACTCATGGCCAATCTTAGGGCAGTTACTGAGCAGTGGCAGACACTGACCGACCAGCTCAATAATCTGATGGGTATGGATGCACCAGTATTCGCACCAGTCACGGATTTATTGGTGGCACTGACCCAACATCTGCGCCCATTGATACCAGAGTATTCTGATGATAATAGTATGTCCGCTCAAGATAGCGTAGCCGATACTATGGACAGTATGGGTGATAGTGACAGTGCGATATCGGATAGTAGTGGGCAATCAGCTAGCACAAAAAATGTTACCTCAACCAGTTTTAATCCTAGTAACCGTGATCATCAAAGCAATCGTCAGCAAGCGCTTAAATTGCTGGGTCAAATTCAAGACTACTTTGCGACCAATGAGCCGCACAGTCCGGTGACCTTTTTGCTTGGTCGTGCTATTGATTGGGCGGATATGCCACTCGACCAATGGCTCACCCATATTATCAAAAACGAAGACCAGCTGGCGATGCTCTCTGACATGATTGGTATTCAACCCAAGCGTGATTCATCTGACGATGGTTAGTCACTGAATCAATTACTAACGAATGCTTGGTTAACTGGCAATCTATATACAATTTGTGATCTTGCAATATTAAACTTTCCACCTTTGGACTGATAGAGAAGGGCTTGTCATGGTATGGACTCAAACAAAGCGGCATGTGCAACTGAGTAGTGCCCATCCTGATATTGCCACCAGTCTCATTCAACAGGCTGACTTGGTTGAAAGCTTACTTGGGATGCCATTGCCAGACAGTGTCTGGAGTAAGCCCGCGCTTATGCCAGCACCTACTACCTATCCAAGTCCATACCATCAAGACCAACGACAGCAATCTTATCAAGAGCGCCAGCTTGCTCTTTATTGCGGCTATCGTATTAGCATTACCCTACTGCATCCACGAGCAGGACTGGATATAACGCAATGGCTAGGACAAAGCCTAGCTATTCATTGGCATACGGGTGACACGCTACTGCCAAACCAAACCCGCCACGGTTTCATCACCGAAGCAGTAGCCCTTGGCAGCAACAGCGGTATGGCCGCCTACCGCATTATTTGCGAGCCTACGTTAAGCCAGTTACGTTTATCTAGCCATAACCGCCGTCATCATCATCTCAGTCTCAGTGAGTTAATTACTCAAATCATCAGTCCATATGATATGAACGTTGAGATTGACGAGCGCCTCAGTGATGACAGCAACTACCATATTCAGCACAGCGTGCAATACAACCAAACCGATTTGGCCTATCTGACCCAATATCTTGCCCTCTACGGCATCACCGGCTACTACCGTCATGAGAGCGACAAGCACACTCTAGTCTTACTACCTAGTGATGGCGAAATATTACGTCCAGACACAAATGGTATTCAAAGTATCTTAAGTCAAAACCCTGCCAACCTTGCTGATAGACAAGACCGCATCACTGCCATTCGTCCGCGTATTGCTCAGCATACTCAGCAAAGCGACCTACATCGTTATGACAGTCGCTTGATGAGTACTTATACCGGCAGTAGCAGTAGCGAGCAACCTATCGACTCATCAAACAGCACGCATCAGCGCTTTTT encodes:
- the tssA gene encoding type VI secretion system protein TssA; amino-acid sequence: MNTDNSLVINIDALIAPIGGSHHGVGEDLIFDPRIDAIVAARQEDDPLLAQGNWVTELKVADWDFVKNQCADLLSHTSKDMKLALWYVDALSHTDHLAGISQGLSLLQALNDEYWLTMYPPLDGEEDSMDIRAGLLSWFVKALTDDIKQLSLADTKAGNYNYNYYLTARDHDKQRQQNPDSETSNQLTLSDYNHAIKTSSETWQQALMANLRAVTEQWQTLTDQLNNLMGMDAPVFAPVTDLLVALTQHLRPLIPEYSDDNSMSAQDSVADTMDSMGDSDSAISDSSGQSASTKNVTSTSFNPSNRDHQSNRQQALKLLGQIQDYFATNEPHSPVTFLLGRAIDWADMPLDQWLTHIIKNEDQLAMLSDMIGIQPKRDSSDDG
- the tssH gene encoding type VI secretion system ATPase TssH gives rise to the protein MSQLKAVITRLSPSCRQCLQQAARLCINNGHREVDTVHLLHELIATPHNDVAQILKVNKINQHSLLAEITDLLNTFGQATGSTPVFSQDLMALLEDAWELASSQHSEHNHSPLEIRSGHILLVLLAYERYQPLLKALPEQLQYIDRFTLKDDYEHQCLGSTEGSGSANVNQSANKNTHKDAEANTDNHESLDAEQANTKPTPALDKYTYDLTAKADAEQIDPVIGREFEIHQLIDILIRRRQNNPILTGEAGVGKTAVVEGLAQKIVAGQVPDQLKEVTIRSLDMGLLQAGASVKGEFENRLKQVIEEVQASVQPIILFIDEAHTLIGAGGQAGQNDAANLLKPALARGELRTIAATTWSEYKKYFEKDAALSRRFQVVKVDEPDIETAVAMIRGLSAKMQEHFGILIDDDALQAAVELSARYISDRQLPDKAVSVLDTAAARVSLSKTAMPNQLDKLQAKGLQLEQHINNLSQQLERIGGVDEKEKVSQKIAVLDELRQANQQSIADMTSRWHEQRKLNDQLDTLNKQLNGQLNTADTLSAKARLDKQVEYQNTEQSLKQIQETQRLIHPVLDRQVIKQIISDWTGIPLNDMAGNEKNHILNLADTLQARIIGQDHSVAAIVKRIHTAKARLDDPNRPQGVFMLVGPSGVGKTETALALSEVLYGGERNLITINLSEYQEAHSVASLKGSPPGYVGYGEGGVLTEAVRRRPYSVLLLDEVEKAHPDVLDLFYQVFDKGIMEDSEGRLIDFKNTLILLTSNIGSAQVMQQCINTDPSITDFSLPDSDSLKQAINPHLYKAFKPAFLGRLTVIPYYPLTDDALAEIIRLKLDKITGRIRDNYDVPCVIDPEVIELILSRCHEVDSGARNADAIISHTLLPQLAGQLLAHDDSQSVLKKITVFVDEDDNFAYRLDTDAVVALNQMAQYSEDETEDQVEKSPSKPISAKKSTVKKPAIKKPIVKKTASKKAIKEESL